Proteins from a genomic interval of Cheilinus undulatus linkage group 15, ASM1832078v1, whole genome shotgun sequence:
- the LOC121522621 gene encoding gamma-crystallin M3-like, with translation MSSTTINMGKIIFYEDRNFQGRSYECMSDCPDTTSVLSRCQSCRVESGCFMVYERPNFMGNQLFMKRGEYADNMSMMGMSSGIRSCRLIPMHRGQFRMRIFERENFSGQSNELVDDCDNIMERLRMSDCMSCSVIDGHWLLFEQPHFRGRMVYLKPGEYRSLREMGISLSRILSMRRIIDIC, from the exons ATGAGCT CAACCACAATCAACATGGGCAAG ATCATCTTCTACGAGGACAGGAACTTCCAGGGTCGTTCCTATGAGTGCATGAGCGACTGCCCTGACACAACCTCCGTCCTGAGCAGGTGCCAGTCCTGCAGGGTGGAAAGCGGCTGCTTCATGGTCTATGAGCGCCCCAACTTCATGGGGAACCAGCTCTTCATGAAGAGGGGCGAGTACGCTGATAACATGAGCATGATGGGAATGAGCAGTGGTATCAGGTCTTGCCGTCTGATCCCAATG CACAGGGGACAATTCAGGATGAGGATCTTTGAGAGGGAGAACTTCTCTGGTCAGAGCAACGAGCTGGTTGATGACTGCGATAACATCATGGAGCGCCTCCGTATGTCTGACTGCATGTCCTGCAGCGTGATCGACGGCCACTGGCTGCTGTTCGAGCAGCCCCACTTCAGAGGCAGGATGGTGTACCTGAAGCCTGGGGAGTACAGGAGCCTCAGAGAGATGGGCATTAGCCTCTCAAGGATCCTGAGCATGAGGCGTATCATAGACATTTGTTAA